In Deltaproteobacteria bacterium, the genomic stretch GCTGTATGACTAAAAGCTGCAATGGCCATCTCCTTTTGCCATCGATTCAGTTTAGTGGCAGCTATGACCCAGGCCAGGCCCTCTAAACCTTTTTGTGCATTTCTCATGAAAAGGCGGATCTCGCCTGCAGAGCTTTTGATGATATTTTCGTAATCCGTGTTTATGGTTTTCTGAAAGTGGGTATAAGTCGTCCAAGAAAGGATGATGCCGGTCATGGTGATGGATAGGACAAGAAAAGGCAGGACAAAGAGGAGAACCTTATAGATGAGTTTTGTCTTTTTGTAGGCGTTCACAGGTTCAGGGTTACCTTATGTTTTGTTGGGTCAACGCTATATAAAGCTCACTTTGGACTTCTGTGCAAGACCATTTTGCATACCAATTCAGCCGTCGCAGCCGCTTTGGCGAAGTCGGCAGAAAACAAACAAGCTCCCATCCCCCACGAATCAACGGTTTAGAGTATCGGTGAACTCTGAACCTCTGAACCCGTGAACGGTAACCGGGAAGCCTTGCGACGCTTTCTTGTCTAGCCTATGGACATCTTCTTGAAAGGCATAGCGCCTGTTGTCAGAAGGGATGCCCACAGCAAGACCAAAGACGCAGCGAGCAGAAGGGGTTGGGGACCCCACAGGCTTAAGACAAGGGCGCTGATTAATGTGGCTCCCAAATAGCAGACCCCTCTGTATGCGGTTAAGATGGATATGGTTTTCCCCATGTGGGCCTTGGGGCTGGTTTGCTGGATAAGGCTTTCCAAAAAGATATGTGCCAGCGTTAGTCCGCAGCCAAATAGAATCATCAGCAAGGCAATCTGGATGTAAGTTGTGAGGTGACCGAGAATGGCCATGCCCCCTGCGAGGATCAAAAATGTAAGAGAAAGAATCGATTTGGGCCTGAAAGTCGATGACCACCTGGGCAACAGGAAGGTCGCCAGACAGGAACCAGCCTGAAACCCCGAAAGGATCAACCCCCAATCAGCAATATTGCTGCCAAAGTTTGACTTGAACAAGATGGGTAGGCCAATATTCAATACACCTCCTCCCAGAAGCACAAACCCGAAGATAAGAAAATAGGCCCTGAGGTTATGATTCTTTCTAAAAGGCTCCCTGTACTTAAAGAGCAAAGACTCCTCGCCCCCAGCTCCCTCTGCACTGCGGCCGGACCCATCATGGACATCAGCGAATTTCGGCAGCCCGCAGAGGGCGCAGGCCGAGAGCATAAGAAGGGCGCCGGCCAGCCCCAGAGCGACTCCCTGACCAGCTTTCAAAACCACCCAGCCGATAAGACAGGGCCCGCAGATGCTGCCGGCGAGCGACACCCTTTCGTTCAGGGCATTAAAGGCGATGATTTGTTTCTTGGGTATCAACAGAGGGGTCACGGAAAGACGTCCGATGTGGAAAAAAAGTGAACCCACCGTAAAAAGAAGGTAGGCAGGCAGGATGATCCAGGGAGATGATTGAAGGACAAGCAATCCCACCAGAGCGCATTTTCCCACATTGACCATGGTGAGCCACTTTCTGACCCCCACCCGATCCATCCAAAGACCTGCCAGGGGGCTCATGAGGATAGAAGGGGTTTGCTGAACCAGGCAAAGCACTACGAGATTCGACAAAGCATTCTCTCCCTTAAAGATCAGCACGTCAAGCAGGGTTAGGCCCACGAACTGGTTTGCCAGATCGGCCAGGAGATCGGCTGAGATGATGAGATACTTCGGGGCAATCCGGTCAGTGGGTCTCACGCTGCTATCTTCAAGGCCGCATTCTCTTGGCGTTCCTGAAAAGAGACGGCTGAAGCCATTTCCCTGATGTATTCTTCCAGAAAAAGGCGCTGTATCTCTTCATGGCAATCGATGCCGTTGAAACCGTTCCCCTTTATCAGGGCCTGCAAGCGGCAGCCGCCCATGCATATGGGCAAGATGGGGCATTTGTTCAGGCATTTGTCGGGCAGCTTTCGTTTCAGAAGTTCTGATTCTGCCACAAAGTCGATCCCTGTTGTGACATGTCCATAGGCCATTTCCCCGCCTTGCAGCGATGGGCAGGGGATGATGGAACCGTCTGCATCAAAGACAAATCTTGCCCGAAAATCGGCCATGCAGGCATTGGAAGGGACCTCATCATCCTGGGGGAAGCCTCGTTTTTGGGCCTCTTCTGTGAGATAGAGCAATATCCTGGGATCGCCTGTGCCGGATTGAAAGGGGCTTTTTCCCCTTCTGGGCAGGATCGGGTTAAAGGTGACGTCCTCAATTGCAATGCCACGTTCGACAAAATCGTCCAGCATCTCCGGATAACCCAGGAAATCAAAGGCGCCACTGTCATACTGGCATTCAATGCTAATGGGAATCATCCCGGAGACAGCCTCAAGGTTTTGCAAAATCACTTCATAGGTCTTGCCATTGCTCTTTGAGGGCCTCAGAATATCGTGAACAGCAGCAGGCCCTGCCAGGCTGACCCGAAGACCTGTGAGTCCCACCTCCTTCATGTCTGCAATGATAGACGGCCTGATGAGCGTGCCATTGGTGGTGATGACAAAGCCGTATTCAATCCCCCTTCCCAGGCAGTAATAAAATCGCCTGGCAGCGCTGTCCAGGATGATCTTGGAATTGAGTAGCGGCTCGCCACCGAGGTAGTCGTCCTCAACCTTTTGAGGGTTCTTTTCCTCAATGGTCTCAATGTAGAACCGGTCCATGGCCCGCGCTGTCTCAGGGGACATCTCTTTGGCCTCAGGATCGAGGATACAGTATTGACACTGGTTGTTGCATTTGCGGGTCACCAGGACCTTTGATTTTAGTGTGCTGAAATCATGGACGTATTGCTGCATCCAGGTCTCGAACAACATGGTTTCGTCCGTGGTGTCCCTTACCAGGAATCCCTGGTCACAAAGGACGTCCATGGCAGCAGGATCAGCCGGCGCCACTGGATCGCTCAGGGCGTAGGACCACTGTCTTTCAGGGATAAGGACAAGGGCCCGGGTCATGGTGTGATAAAGGGCCAAGAACTCTTCGCCCCCTCTTTTTTCAACAGGCACCGCTATGGTGAATCTCGACTTGTTGAGCAAAGACATGTTGTCATCTCCTTACTAAGAAAGAGCCCCCAGGCACCCTGTGCCTGGGGGAGTCCAATAGATGCTGGACTAGTTCCGGGAAGTTGGGCACCATGACGCGCAGCAGCTCATTCCTGACTTTCCAGTCTTGTATGCCCCTTTCTTGACAATAATCAGTTTCATCTTCTCAACCCCCTTTCCTTATGAATTGAAATCCTCAGATGATCCAGCCATGGCCTGATCCGGGTGGAATCGCTATTGTCTTTATCAGGATCTGTGCCGGGATCTGAGATCAAGGAGGGAAATGATATATGTCTTTATGATCGCAGGGAAAAACTGTGCTGGCCAGAAGATCACATAGGCCTTTGACAGGGGTCTGAGTTGAAACTTTTGCGCATAAGTTTAAAGCCTATACGCAGAAGTGGGGACTTGGACTGTGCAAGCCGTCGCCGCGCAGTAATCACAGGCCAGGCCAGGATCGGACCGCAGGCACAACAACTCTACAAGGAGCTTTGAGACGAAGTTGACCAGAAAGAATAAGGGCCGAACGCTACTTGGGCCCTACCCTGCATCAAGGGAGGCATGCCTGAGCCGCTAGATCCCTTCGTGGGTGAGGGAAAAGGGAAAGGGCACCCTAAACCGCTTGGACATAACGTCGATGGCTGTTTTGTGAAACAGAAACGTGCCGGGCTGAAGCAATGTAATCAGTGCGTCTATTTCATAGAAGAGTTGCTTTTGTCTCACTGGGTCTGTTTCATCAAGGGCCTGATGGACAAGCCGGGTTACATCGGGGTGCTCAAATGAACCGGCTTCAGACCTTTCGGAAAGATCAGGGGCCCATAGCGATTTTAAGCGTTCCGGATTACGGTATGCCCCGTGAAACTCGGTTAGCACGGCCTGAAAAACATTGTTTCTGCCGTATTTTTTCTTGAGTTCCAAGAAAGGAAGGGATTGCAAGTGTGCCTTGATGCCCAGGTCGTTCAGGCAAAGTTGCAAGTACTGTGCAACCTTCTTTTCGATCTGGCTCTCTTTAAAGACAAGGAGGGTGAACTCAAAAGGCTTCCCGTCCTTCCTTAGATAGTGGCCTGCATTGCCATAAGACCAGCCCGCCTCTTTAAGGAGTCTCAATCCCTTTTTCGGTGCGTACGCTGCGGCCTTGACAGCAGGGTTGTGAAAGAGCGAGTCCACGCCCATGGGACCAACAGCCGCTTTGCCAAAACCCCCCAGGATGTTTTTTATAATATAGGTCCTGTCAAAGACATGGGAAAGGGCACGTCGGGCTTTGGGGTCAGAAAAGAGAGGATCAGATGTATTGTAAAGAAGGATCGTGTACCAATGGAGCGGGTAGAGATCAAAGTAATATTTTTTTTTGTATTGCTGCATGATTTCAAAGTTTTTGGGGGAGATCTCTTGGGCAATATCGGTTTCTCCTGAAAGGAGTCTTGTCCATGACTTTTCCTTGTTATGCTGAAAATAGAAGACAACGCGGTCCAGAGAAGGACGCCCACCAAAATAGTCTTCATTGGCAACAAGCACGACCTCCTTGTTGCCTTTTCTGGCTTTGAATCTAAAAGGACCGGAGCCTATGGGATGATTGTAGTAATCGATCCTCCCGGTATCGGCCATGGGCACGATCTCCATATCCCATATCTTTCGGAGGAATTCAGGGTCATCTTTCTTAAGACCTATACACAGGGCACTATCTGACTCAAGGGAAACACGGTCTATCAAAGCTGACAAATAGGGCCGAATGTTCTTAAGCCACACGTCAAGTGTATACGCTACATCCCTTGAAGCTACCGGCGCTTTGTTGTGGAACCGGGCGTCTTCCCTGAGATAGATGGTCCAGGTAAAGGTTTTGGGATCAT encodes the following:
- a CDS encoding MFS transporter yields the protein MRPTDRIAPKYLIISADLLADLANQFVGLTLLDVLIFKGENALSNLVVLCLVQQTPSILMSPLAGLWMDRVGVRKWLTMVNVGKCALVGLLVLQSSPWIILPAYLLFTVGSLFFHIGRLSVTPLLIPKKQIIAFNALNERVSLAGSICGPCLIGWVVLKAGQGVALGLAGALLMLSACALCGLPKFADVHDGSGRSAEGAGGEESLLFKYREPFRKNHNLRAYFLIFGFVLLGGGVLNIGLPILFKSNFGSNIADWGLILSGFQAGSCLATFLLPRWSSTFRPKSILSLTFLILAGGMAILGHLTTYIQIALLMILFGCGLTLAHIFLESLIQQTSPKAHMGKTISILTAYRGVCYLGATLISALVLSLWGPQPLLLAASLVLLWASLLTTGAMPFKKMSIG
- a CDS encoding ABC transporter substrate-binding protein, whose translation is MPRFLPSVFILIFLIVFLPSCERLDSPSAEQKPKNEKVLRYDVAAPFTSLDPTRVESSGSNIIFPLLYGYLFVPNCKGELEPDLASKWTYDPKTFTWTIYLREDARFHNKAPVASRDVAYTLDVWLKNIRPYLSALIDRVSLESDSALCIGLKKDDPEFLRKIWDMEIVPMADTGRIDYYNHPIGSGPFRFKARKGNKEVVLVANEDYFGGRPSLDRVVFYFQHNKEKSWTRLLSGETDIAQEISPKNFEIMQQYKKKYYFDLYPLHWYTILLYNTSDPLFSDPKARRALSHVFDRTYIIKNILGGFGKAAVGPMGVDSLFHNPAVKAAAYAPKKGLRLLKEAGWSYGNAGHYLRKDGKPFEFTLLVFKESQIEKKVAQYLQLCLNDLGIKAHLQSLPFLELKKKYGRNNVFQAVLTEFHGAYRNPERLKSLWAPDLSERSEAGSFEHPDVTRLVHQALDETDPVRQKQLFYEIDALITLLQPGTFLFHKTAIDVMSKRFRVPFPFSLTHEGI
- a CDS encoding radical SAM protein, with the translated sequence MSLLNKSRFTIAVPVEKRGGEEFLALYHTMTRALVLIPERQWSYALSDPVAPADPAAMDVLCDQGFLVRDTTDETMLFETWMQQYVHDFSTLKSKVLVTRKCNNQCQYCILDPEAKEMSPETARAMDRFYIETIEEKNPQKVEDDYLGGEPLLNSKIILDSAARRFYYCLGRGIEYGFVITTNGTLIRPSIIADMKEVGLTGLRVSLAGPAAVHDILRPSKSNGKTYEVILQNLEAVSGMIPISIECQYDSGAFDFLGYPEMLDDFVERGIAIEDVTFNPILPRRGKSPFQSGTGDPRILLYLTEEAQKRGFPQDDEVPSNACMADFRARFVFDADGSIIPCPSLQGGEMAYGHVTTGIDFVAESELLKRKLPDKCLNKCPILPICMGGCRLQALIKGNGFNGIDCHEEIQRLFLEEYIREMASAVSFQERQENAALKIAA